TGCCCAGTCGAAGTCCTCGGTGATTTCCGACGCCCACAGTTCCAGGAGGCGGTCGGGTTCGAGGTACTGGGGAACTATCAGATCGAGGATCTTCTCGATCTCGTTGCGGAACTTCTCGTTGGTGCTGCGAACACCGTCAGCCCGCAGCCCGATGTCGGGCTTGATGCGCACACACAGGTCATAGGTCTGCGACCACCTGCGCACCAGCGGCTTGACGTCGAAGGGGTCTTCTCCACCGGTGGCGCGCAGAAAGTAGGCGAAGTTGTCGACCACCGCTCGGTCAAGCACCAGAACCTCCGACCGGCTGCGCAGCTCGAGTTCCTGTTGGATCTGGCTGACGATCACCCACAGCTGGGCTTCGGGAGTTGCACCCTCGTTCAGGCCAAGGGGGCTGAACCGAACGACCTCGCGACCCACCTCGACGCTGCGGCCGCTGCGCCCGACGGCGCCTGCGAACGAATGCACTGCGTTGGTCTTGCGCACCGAGTGCGAGCCGATGAAGGCGATCTTGCGGGCGGGCTGCACGGCCGAGAACCTAGCGCGCTCTGCGCGGACGCGATTGAGGGTGCCGAGCGAACCCGACACCCTCAATCATCTGCCAGAAGGCAGATACCCACCCACGGCCTGAAATCCCCGCTCTGATCGTCGTCCAGGGTTCACACCCACCCTGAGTGGTCACACAGACCCTAGTTCGACGCTCTGCGCGACTGCAAGAGGTTCAACGATCGTTGCGATGTGAGGAAACCCAGTCGAGCAGCGTCGCCTTGTCCCACGTATTGATGACGAGCTCCTTGGGTGCCCAACCGCGCTGAGCGGTGAGAACGCCGTATTCCATACGCCCCAGCTCGCTGACATGGTGCGAGTCGGTGTTGATCACCAACTTCACTCCCCTGTCGACCGCCTTGCGCACGACGTCGGAGGCGGCGTCGAGTCGCTGAAGCGCACCGTTGATCTCCAGCGCGACGTCGAAGTGATGGAGCGCTTCCAGCACCACGTCGACATCGAACTCGATGCCCGGTCGCCTGCCTATGTAACGCCCGCTCAGGTGACCGATCGAGT
Above is a genomic segment from Acidimicrobiales bacterium containing:
- a CDS encoding AAA family ATPase, which codes for MQPARKIAFIGSHSVRKTNAVHSFAGAVGRSGRSVEVGREVVRFSPLGLNEGATPEAQLWVIVSQIQQELELRSRSEVLVLDRAVVDNFAYFLRATGGEDPFDVKPLVRRWSQTYDLCVRIKPDIGLRADGVRSTNEKFRNEIEKILDLIVPQYLEPDRLLELWASEITEDFDWASLVERLCGPTEARPEPASPITWAPTLWDTTPD